The Sylvia atricapilla isolate bSylAtr1 chromosome 13, bSylAtr1.pri, whole genome shotgun sequence genome includes a region encoding these proteins:
- the SENP8 gene encoding sentrin-specific protease 8, whose product MDPVVLSYMDSLLRQSDVALLEPPNWLNDHIIGFAFEYFANQQFQEFSHRVCFIGPEVAQFIKCALSQEEIAMFLQPLDLLRKELLFLPINDNSSQAAGGTHWSLLVYFRDKKCFAHYDSHSKCNSVHAKQVAGKLEAFLGKRGGKATFVEEKAPAQQNSYDCGMYVICNAEALCHGYFQGRVEPLLQLLTPSYITQKRSEWKALITKLAQK is encoded by the coding sequence ATGGATCCCGTGGTTCTCAGCTACATGGACAGCCTGCTGAGGCAGTCGGACgtggccctgctggagccccCAAACTGGCTCAACGACCACATCATCGGCTTCGCCTTCGAGTACTTCGCCAACCAGCAGTTCCAGGAGTTCAGCCACCGTGTGTGCTTCATCGGCCCCGAGGTGGCTCAGTTCATCAAGTGTGCCCTTAGTCAGGAAGAAATAGCCATGTTCCTCCAGCCGCTGGACCTTCTCCgcaaggagctgctgttcctgcctaTCAATGACAactccagccaggctgctgggggcaCCCACTGGAGCTTACTGGTTTATTTCAGGGACAAGAAGTGCTTCGCCCATTACGATTCCCACAGTAAATGCAACTCTGTCCACGCCAAGCAAGTGGCAGGGAAACTGGAGGCCTTTCTGGGAAAAAGAGGGGGCAAAGCCACCTTTGTGGAGGAGAAGGCGCCGGCACAGCAGAACAGCTACGACTGTGGGATGTATGTGATCTGCAATGCCGAGGCTCTGTGCCACGGGTACTTCCAGGGCCGGGTggagcctctgctgcagctcctcacccccTCCTACATCACGCAGAAGAGGTCGGAATGGAAAGCTCTCATCACAAAACTGGCACAGAAGTGA